The region agatgatcccttacaaaaatttcaagaagtgttctcccctaactgtgcaccgttgctaaagttcgtcgtttcgaagcaccacgtgatgatcgggtgtgatagatccttacgttcacatacaacgggtgtaagacagttttacacatgcaaaacacttagggttaacttgacgagcctagcatgtacagacatggcctcggaacacggagaccgaaaggtcgaacacgagtcgtatggaagatacgatcaacatgagaatgttcaccgacgatgactagtccgtctcacgtgatgatcggacacggcctagtcgactcggatcgtgtaacacttagatgactagagggatgtctaatctgagtgggagttcattataataatttgattagataaacttaattatcatgaacttagtctaaaacctttgcaaatatgtcttgtagatcaaatggccaacgctcatgtcaacatgaacttcaacgcgttcctagagaaaaccaagctgaaagatgatggcagcaactatacggactgggtccggaacctgaggatcatcctcatagctgccaggaaacaatatgtcctagaaggaccgctaggtgacgctcccgtcccagagaaccaagacattatgaatgcttggcagactcgtgctgatgattactccctcgttcagtgcggcatgctttacagcttagaaccggggctccaaaagcattttgagcaacaacggagcatatgagatgttcgaggagctgaaactagttttccaagctcacgcccgggtcgagagatatgacgtctccgacaagttctatagttgtaagatggaggaaaatagttctgtcagtgagcacatactcaaaatgtctgggttgcacaaccgcatgacccagctgaatattaacctccctgatgaggcggtcattgacagaatccttcagtcactcccaccaagctacaagagctttgtgatgaactacaatatgcatgggatggtgaagaccattcctgaagtattttcaatgctgaagtcagcagaggttgagatcaagaaagaacatcaagtgttgatggtcagtaagaccactaagtttaagaagggcaagggcaagaagaacttcaagaaggacggcaaggatgttgcctcgcccggtaagccagttaccgggaagaagtcaaagaatggacccaagcctgagactgagtgcttttattgcaaggggaagggtcactggaagcggaactgccccaaatacttagcggataagaaggccggcaacaccaaaggtatatttgatatacatgtaattgatgtgtaccttaccagtactcgtagtaactcctgggtatttgataccggtgccgttgctcatatttgtaactcacagcaggagctgcggaataagcggagactggcgaaggacgaggtgacgatgcgcgtcggaaatggttccaaggtcgatgtgatcgccgtcggcatgctacctctatatttacctacgggattagttataaaccttaataattgttatttggtgccaagtttgagcatgaacattgtatctggatctcgtttgatacgagatggctactcatttaaatccgagaataatggttgttctatttatatgagagatatattttatggtcatgcccctatgatcaatggtttattcttaatgaatctcgagcgtaatgttacacatattcatagcgtgaataccaaaagatgtaaagttgataacgatagtcccacatacttgtggcactgccgccttggtcacattggtgtcaagcgcatgaagaagctccatgctgatggacttttggagtctctcgattatgaatcatttgacacatgcgatccatgcctcatgggcaagatgaccaagactccattctccggaacaatcgagcgagcaaccaacttattggaaatcatacataccgatgtgtgtggtccaatgagcgttgaggctcgcggaggatatcgttatgttctcactctcactgatgacttgagtagatatgggtatgtctacttaatgaaacacaagtctgagacctttgaaaagttcaaggaatttcagaatgaggtagagaatcaacgtgaccgaaagataaaattcctacgatcagatcgtggaggagaatacttaagtcacgaatttggtacacacttaaggaaatgtggaatcgtttcacaactcacgccgcctggaacacctcagcgtaacagtgtgtccgaatgtcgtaatcacactctattggatatggtgcggtctatgatatctcttactgatttaccgttatcattttggggatacgctctagagacagctacattcactttaaatagggcaccgtctaaatccgttgagacgacaccgtatgaattatggtttgggaagaaacctaagctgtcatttctaaaagtttggggatgcgatgcttatgtcaagaaacttcaacctaaaaagctcgaacccaagtcggaaaaatgcgtcttcataggataccttaaggaaaccgttgggtataccttctacttaagatccgagggcaagatctttgttgccaaaaacggatgctttctgaaaaaagagtttctctcaaaagaagtaagtgggaggaaagtagaactcgattaaGTACTACCTCccgaacgggaaagtagtgcagctcaggaaaatgttcctgtgatgcctacaccaactgaagaggaaaataatgatgacgatcaaggtacttcggatcaagttgctactaaactttgtaggtccacaaggacacgttccgcaccagagtggtacggcaaccctgtcctggaaatcatgttgttagacaacggtgaaccttcgaactatgaagaagcgatggcgggcccagattccaacaaatggcttgaagctatgaaatccgagatagaatccatgtatgaaaacaaagtatggactttgacagacttgcccgatgatcggcgagcgatagaaaacaaatagatctttaagaagaagacggacgcggatggtaatattaccgtctataaagctcgacttgtcgctaagggttatcgacaagttcaagggattgactacgatgagacattctctcccgtagcaaagctgaagtccgtccgaatcatgttagcaattgccgcatactatgattatgagatatggcagatggacgtcaaaacggcattccttaacggacatcttaaggaagaactgtatatgatgcagccggaaggttttgtcgatcctaagaacgctaacaaagtatgcaagctccagcgatccatttatgggctggtgcaagcatctcggagttggaacattcgctttgatgagatgatcaaagcgtttgggtttatgcagacttatggagaagctcgcgtttacaaaaaagtgagtgggagctctgtagcatttctcatattatatgtagatgacatactcttgatgggaaatgatatagaacttttggacagcataaaggcctacttgaataagtgtttttcaatgaaggaccttggagaagctgcttatatattaggcatcaagatctatagagatagatcgagacgcctcataggtcttccacaaagcacataccttgataagattttgaagaagttcaaaatggatcagtccaagaaagggttcttgcctgtattgcaaggtgtgagattgagctcggctcaatgcccgaccacggcaaaagataaagaagagatgagtgtcatcccctatgctttagccataggatctattatgtatgccatgctgtgtaccagacctgatgtaaaccttgccgtaagtttggtaggaaggtaccaaagtaatcccgtcaaggaacactggacagcggtcaaaaatatcctaaagtacctgaaaaggacaaaggacatgtttctcgtttatggaggtgacgaagagctcgtcgtaaagggttacgtcgacgctagcttcgacacagatctggatgactctaagtcacaaaccggatacatgtatatgttgaatggtggagcagtaagctggtgcagctgcaagcagagcgtagtggcgggatctacatgtgaagcgaagtacatggcagcctcggaggcagcgcatgaagctatttgggtgaaggagttcatcaccgacctaggagtcatacccaatgcgtcggggccgatcaaactcttctgtgacaacactggagctattgcccttgccaaggagcccaggtttcacaagaagaccaggcacatcaagcgtcatttcaactccatccatgaaaatgttcaagatggagacatagatatttgcaaagtacatacggatctgaatgtcgcagatccgttgactaaacctctctcgcgagcaaaacatgatcaacaccagaactctatgggtgttcgattcatcacaatgtaactagattattgactctagtgcaagtgggagactgttggaaatattccctagaggcaataataaaggggttattattatatttccttgttcatgataattgtcttttattcatgctataactgtattatccggaaatcgtaatacacgtgtgaatacatagaccataacatgtccctagtgagcctctagttgactagcacgttggtcaacagatagtcatggtttcctgactatggacatcagatgtcattgacaacgggatcacatcattaggagaatgatgtgatggacaagacccaatcctaagcatagcacaagatcgtgtagttcgttttgctagagctttttcaatgtcaagtatctcttccttagaccatgagatcgtgtaactcccagataccgtaagagtgctttgggtgtaccaaacgtcacaacgtaactgggtgactacaaaggtgcactacaggtatctccgaaagtgtcttttgggttgacACCGATCGAGaccgagatttgtcactccgtatgacgaagaggtatctctgggcccactcggtaatgcatcatcataatgagctcaaagtgaccaagtggttggtgacggatcatgcattacggtacgagtaaagtgacttgccggtaacgagactgaacaaggtattgggataccgacgatcgagtctcgggcaagtaacgtaccgattgacaaagggaattgtatacggggtttgatcgaatcctcgacatcgtggttcatccgatgacatcatcgaggagcatgtgggagccaacatgggtatccagatcccgctgttggttattgaccggagagtcgtctcggtcatgtctacatgtttcccgaacccgtagggtctacacacttaaggttcggtgatgctagggttattaggaagacttgtatgtgattactgaaagttgttcggagtcccggatgagatcccggacgtcttgggcccatgcgcctagggtttgggggggaaccctagagggggcgcccactttgcttggggggcaagtcccccctccctggccgccgcccccctctagatcccatctagaggggccggccccccttgcctcttcccctataaatagaggggtgaggggagggctgctgtacacaacccaaggcgcagcccctcccctccccaacacctctcctcctccgttacgtgcttggcgaagccctgtcggagtactactgcaccaacaccaccacgccgtcgtgctgccgttggagctatcttcctcaacctctccttcctccttgctggatcaagacggaggagacgtcgtccgtcccgtacgtgtgttgaacgcggaggtgctgtccgttcagcacttggtcatcggtgatctgaatcacggcgagtacgactccatcatcaccatccccttgaacgcttccgctcgtgatctacaagtggtatgtagatgcaatctctctcccatgactcgttgcttagatgaactcatagatggatcttggtgaaaccgtaggaaaatttttaattttctgcaacgttccccaacaccagcacCGGGATCCGGTTTGGATCCAAATGTCAATGGTGTAGCAACGTCACATCGGGGTAGGGGAGGGGTTGCCTGTACTCCCAGTGCCATCGCgcttggtgcaccgggatgtgcaggcGCCGGCGTTCAGGGCGGAAACGCGCCGgcggtggagggggagggggagcacgGGATGACGAGGCGCCGggggtgcccttgcccttgcccttgctacTGCCGAAGAGGCCCATGGGCACACTAGGGTTTGCGGTCGCCGGCGAGGAAGCAAAGGGANNNNNNNNNNNNNNNNNNNNNNNNNNNNNNNNNNNNNNNNNNNNNNNNNNNNNNNNNNNNNNNNNNNNNNNNNNNNNNNNNNNNNNNNNNNNNNNNNNNNNNNNNNNNNNNNNNNNNNNNNNNNNNNNNNNNNNNNNNNNNNNNNNNNNNNNNNNNNNNNNNNNNNNNNNNNNNNNNNNNNNNNNNNNNNNNNNNNNNNNNNNNNNNNNNNNNNNNNNNNNNNNNNNNNNNNNNNNNNNNNNNNNNNNNNNNNNNNNNNNNNNNNNNNNNNNNNNNNNNNNNNNNNNNNNNNNNNNNNNNNNNNNNNNNNNNNNNNNNNNNNNNNNNNNNNNNNNNNNNNNNNNNNNNNNNNNNNNNNNNNNtggtgggggggggggcagatGTGTACGGGAGAAGTAGATGAGGCCGACCCCGCCGCACGCGTGGTTAAAAAAGAACACGCGCactggctgacgcgtgggcccgctgTCGGTGGTCGTCATAAATAAGACGACCGGTGGCGGTTGGGTGGCCGCCAGGTGGGGACGCGGCGGACGGCGAGGAGACGCGCGGCACGGACGCTTTCGCGTCCGCGCCGACACATTTCAGGCGCAATTTTAGACCGGAAATGGGTCGACGCGGACGCCAGACGGACACGATTTGAATTTGGGTAAGCAcgttgggccgccacttttgtccgcgccgacccaaacggatgcggacggacaaaatgggtcgccccattgaagttgctctaagAAAAGTCACAATCACATGCGGTGCAAGGCCTCTCCGGAAAAACTCTGCTACTTTTTCTTTTGACAAAGAGAGCTCTTTCTTCGATTTCATTTACATTTACATAGTAAAAGATGAAGCCACTCGCCCTACTAGCGGCTGTGGCCACGTCTCTTTTTTGCGTCCATAAACAGTTCGCGCGCGCCACAGCGAGCGAGCGAAGGGAAAAAGGGTAAACGAGCCCGCGTCCCACCTCAattgcctccccctcccccttctcccACCTCAAgaaccctagcctcctcctcctcctcctcctcccacctcagccgcctccccccctCCCCGCCCCCCGCGCGCATCCGTCCGCCCCGGATGCGGAGGCGAGCTtcccgacgacggcggcggcgttgGATTCGATCTGCAGCCGTCTGCTTCATCCCGTTCTTCTCCAGCCGAACAGGGGCAAGTCCGTGGGGCGCCGCCGGATGGGGAAGGAAATGGAGCCCAGGGAGATGGGTGGCAGCGGCTCACGCACTCCCTCCCCGAGCGATGGTCCGGCGGATGGACCTGGGCATGCTGCGCCGCGGCGGTGTCCCCGGCTTTCCCAGGACGAGCAGTCCGTCGTGCCATCGGCGCCGTCCTCGCGTGCTAAGGTATGGATCCTCCTCCCTCTTCCCTTCCCTTGCCTCTCACCTGTTCTAACTTGTTTTGTTGTCCCCATCTTAGTAGGCACGCTAGCCACCTCCCTGCTCCGTGCCCCACACATCTGACCCCGCCGCTATGTTGGGATGATGTGCTACTGTGCAGGTACCAGTTTCTGCATTGTGTCTTCCCCTCTCAACTTCCTTGCCTCCCCACTCTCACTTTGAATTTGTGACAATATGTCCATACCTTGAATGCAATGGACGCAGAACAGTGCCTCGACAAACTACATGAGGTTGGGTTGTGTGATTGGACCCTGTTTGTGTGCCAGCAGGAAGGGACAAGCAAGAGAAAGTACTGCTATTCCACTGGATTTTACTTCCTTTGATTTCACCAAACTTTGTATTATTATTTTCTTCTGGTATAGTTCTGCCAATTTTTTTGCTTCAATTAGCACAGGAATAATGAAGTGATATTCATTCAGTTGTTATCAGTTCACTATTTTGAAATGTGATCTTGCTTGTTACAGCCTGGTGAACAGTTTGCTCTTTTGCTGTCAAATACTTTGTTGTTGGCTTATTTTTGAATACAGATTGGATGCCTCGCTGCATGTTACTCCCAAGAGGTGGGCTTGCAGTTCTTATTTGGCTTATCTGTTTCAATAAGTTATTCAACACCGTACCTAGCACAGTCATTGGAAATAAGAAAAGTGCCCTCTCCTGACCAGCAACAACTAGATCCATTCGGGAATATTCCATTCTGAAAATGAGTATAAATTTGAGTTATTTTAGTTGTCTATTTAGAACATGATTTACCTAAATTCTGAAAGTACTGCATTTGCACTATACATATGATGCAGAAGATCTCACTCAAGAAGTGGCCAAACTGAGGTGCCAGGTGATTGGCATGCTTGAGGAAGAATACAAGCATTGGTGCTGCATTGAGCAACTGATGGTTCAAAAAAAAATCAGCAGCTGGAGGTTCAGGAAGTGGAAAAGACCCCCNNNNNNNNNNNNNNNNNNNNNNNNNNNNNNNNNNNNNTATAGATGTATGTATAACTGAACTTGTTGCTGCATGAGATCATTATTTTAATTGTGAATCCAATTGTTCTTTATCACCAGGCCATGGTCCATCTTACCCTGAAATTAAAGCACAACCGTCTTTCTATTGCTTTTGTCTTTACAAGTGTGTCCCTGATGCCATGTTGTCCAAGATCAACATTTTGTAGCTTCCTTATATATGGCTTGCTCTCTTTCCACCATCATGAAACTTAATTTGATTTATATTCTGCAGGAGCTTATTCTTATTCTCCATTGCTTCTAATTTAAGTTCTGTTCTGCCTTGCTGGCCTTGAatttatattttcaaataaaaatttTGTGCTACGATTCTTTGCATTACCTCATTCAGGTCATGGGATCCAAGAAATTATGCATTCATGTTGTAGAATCTGAAATAGATTGGTGAGGTTTCGCCTCACACTTGAGAACCTACATTAAATACATGAATCCTCTTCTCTCCCTGGTTCAGATCAAATGTGGAGATCATTCGTTTTCCGCTATGACTACTATTTTCACCTCACAAATGGTCTTTCCTTTTGTTGATGTCTCGCCTCCTGTGTACTGATAGAGGCATAGAAATATGCATGTCTTGGATGAGAGAAATATGATTGTCCATGTATTTTGTATCTTGCACTTACCTCTTGCGATTAGTTTCCCTAAATATAAAAGATACGGTTTTCAGTCATATTGGTTTTTCGTCCTTTTTGGTAAAAGATTCAAAGTGTGTGTATAATCATTTATAGTAGATAGGATAGTGCATTCACTGAAAATTTGTGAAAGCGTAAGTTATCTTACTCAGGCTTGTGCTTTTGGATTGCAGTTCAAATTTCACCTCGGGTTGTAACAGAGAAGACCGTTGTCGAGACATATTTAGAGGTGGTGAAGTTGTGGGGCTTATTTTGCTTTTTTGATTACATGACTAAAATAGTGTGTAGTTTTTTTGGAATAGCTAATGAGTTCTCACTTTAATTGTTCCCTGGAACAC is a window of Triticum dicoccoides isolate Atlit2015 ecotype Zavitan chromosome 2B, WEW_v2.0, whole genome shotgun sequence DNA encoding:
- the LOC119368184 gene encoding uncharacterized protein LOC119368184 isoform X6, translating into MRRRASRRRRRRWIRSAAVCFIPFFSSRTGASPWGAAGWGRKWSPGRWVAAAHALPPRAMVRRMDLGMLRRGGVPGFPRTSSPSCHRRRPRVLSRHASHLPAPCPTHLTPPLCWDDVLLCSLVNSLLFCCQILCCWLIFEYRLDASLHVTPKRSHSRSGQTEVPGDWHA
- the LOC119368184 gene encoding uncharacterized protein LOC119368184 isoform X5, which gives rise to MRRRASRRRRRRWIRSAAVCFIPFFSSRTGASPWGAAGWGRKWSPGRWVAAAHALPPRAMVRRMDLGMLRRGGVPGFPRTSSPSCHRRRPRVLRHASHLPAPCPTHLTPPLCWDDVLLCSLVNSLLFCCQILCCWLIFEYRLDASLHVTPKRRSHSRSGQTEVPGDWHA
- the LOC119368184 gene encoding uncharacterized protein LOC119368184 isoform X1, with product MRRRASRRRRRRWIRSAAVCFIPFFSSRTGASPWGAAGWGRKWSPGRWVAAAHALPPRAMVRRMDLGMLRRGGVPGFPRTSSPSCHRRRPRVLSRHASHLPAPCPTHLTPPLCWDDVLLCSASTNYMRLGCVIGPCLCASRKGQARESTAIPLDFTSFDFTKLCIIIFFCLVNSLLFCCQILCCWLIFEYRLDASLHVTPKRRSHSRSGQTEVPGDWHA
- the LOC119368184 gene encoding uncharacterized protein LOC119368184 isoform X3, with the protein product MRRRASRRRRRRWIRSAAVCFIPFFSSRTGASPWGAAGWGRKWSPGRWVAAAHALPPRAMVRRMDLGMLRRGGVPGFPRTSSPSCHRRRPRVLSRHASHLPAPCPTHLTPPLCWDDVLLCSASTNYMRLGCVIGPCLCASRKGQARESTAIPLDFTSFDFTKLCIIIFFCLVNSLLFCCQILCCWLIFEYRLDASLHVTPKRSHSRSGQTEVPGDWHA
- the LOC119368184 gene encoding uncharacterized protein LOC119368184 isoform X2, which gives rise to MRRRASRRRRRRWIRSAAVCFIPFFSSRTGASPWGAAGWGRKWSPGRWVAAAHALPPRAMVRRMDLGMLRRGGVPGFPRTSSPSCHRRRPRVLRHASHLPAPCPTHLTPPLCWDDVLLCSASTNYMRLGCVIGPCLCASRKGQARESTAIPLDFTSFDFTKLCIIIFFCLVNSLLFCCQILCCWLIFEYRLDASLHVTPKRRSHSRSGQTEVPGDWHA
- the LOC119368184 gene encoding uncharacterized protein LOC119368184 isoform X4; this translates as MRRRASRRRRRRWIRSAAVCFIPFFSSRTGASPWGAAGWGRKWSPGRWVAAAHALPPRAMVRRMDLGMLRRGGVPGFPRTSSPSCHRRRPRVLSRHASHLPAPCPTHLTPPLCWDDVLLCSLVNSLLFCCQILCCWLIFEYRLDASLHVTPKRRSHSRSGQTEVPGDWHA